The proteins below come from a single Diadema setosum chromosome 21, eeDiaSeto1, whole genome shotgun sequence genomic window:
- the LOC140244733 gene encoding uncharacterized protein, with protein MATLKSHTVYILLTIALIGRAMPSNAESVCEFDSQMTYAEKPELCPNGAKNLKLCEPGQVKIKPCISADEDTTDICEVCPHKFFQTNFNNCAKCHECLECGMNERVKIVCTSTSNTVCESIFPETITLTTTKTPSRASVSIRDSQADESSVVETMCENCTTTQISDKKTIATESKPITPTEIKGSENRAPENGLSLGYVILIVVICAVLLVLTLVGVLWKSKKCGRQQKNRNLPTRRDDGHEGQQEVNNNPTEENELLTINGEAAK; from the exons GAATCGGTTTGTGAGTTTGACTCTCAAATGACGTACGCCGAGAAGCCTGAGCTGTGTCCGAACGGTGCCAAAAATCTCAAACTCTGCGAGCCGGGCCAGGTGAAGATCAAACCATGCATCAGTGCCGATGAAGACACAACAGATAT ATGTGAAGTTTGTCCCCATAAATTCTTCCAGACTAATTTCAATAATTGCGCAAAATGCCACGAGTGTTTGGAATGTGGAATGAACGAACGAGTCAAGATCGTTTGCACCAGTACGTCAAACACAGTCTGTGAAAGCATCTTTCCCGAAACGATAACGTTGACAACCACTAAAACACCTTCAAGAGCGTcagtgtccattcgggacagcCAAGCAGACGAAAGTAGCGTTGTCGAGACAATGTGCGAGAACTGTACGACAACACAAATCAGTGACAAGAAGACAATTGCCACGGAGTCGAAACCGATTACGCCAACCGAAATCAAAGGGTCTGAAAATCGTGCTCCTGAAAACG gTTTGTCGCTTGGTTATGTGATACTGATTGTAGTGATCTGTGCCGTCTTATTAGTCCTGACACTGGTGGGGGTTCTGTGGAAATCGAAAAAGTGCGGTCGACAGCAGAAAAACAGGAAT CTGCCAACCCGTAGGGACGATGGCCATGAAGGTCAACAAGAGGTGAACAACAATCCTACAGAGGAAAATGAGCTATTAACAATAAACGGAGAAGCAGCAAAATAA